The Silvibacterium dinghuense DNA window TTCGATCGCCACGAACGAAGCAGGCACAGCGGCCGCCTCTTCCACCACCGCCACGACCGCGGGCGCGGGCACAACTGCGGCATCCTCAACCGCCGCCGGAACTGCAGCGATCATGCCCGACCCCTTTTCCACCGCCTCGAGCAGCAATTCGGCGATGTCCTTCACCACAACCGTCTCCGCACCGCCCGGCGCACTTGAAAGCATGCTCTTGCAGAATGGGCACCCCACCGCGAGCACTCCACCTGGCGAGCCCGCCAGCGTCTCCTTCGCCTCGCGCATACGGTTCGTCGCGATGCGCTCAGTGCCCGGCTCTTCTTCCTTCCAGAACTGAGCCCCGCCCGCGCCACAGCAGAAGGAGTTCTCCCTCGCCCGCGGCATTTCCGCAACCTTGCCGATCTGATGAAGCACCTCGCGCGGCGCCTCGTACACGCCGTTGTGGCGCCCCAGGTAGCACGGGTCGTGATACGCGATGTCGACGCCCGTCGCCTGCGGCTTCAGCCGTCCCTGCGCTACCAGAGAAGCCAGCAACTCGCTGTGATGCACCGTCTGATACTCGCCTCCGAGCTGCCGATACTCATGCCCGATCGCATTCAGGCAGTGCGGACAGCTCGCGACAATCGTCTTTGATCGAAAATTATTTAACGTCGCAACATTCTTCTCCGCCAGCGACCGGTACAGCACCTCGTTGCCCGCGCGCCGCGCGCTGTCACCGGTGCAGCACTCGCGCTTGCCCAGCACCGCGAAGCTCACTCCCGCCTCGCCCATCAGCTTCACCAGCGCCCGGGCGGTGCGTTGGGCCTGCGGATCATAGCTGGCCGCACAGCCCACCCAGTACAGCACCTCGGCCTCAGGGTTCTCCTCGACCGTCGGCACCCGCAGCCCCTCGGCCCACTGCATGCGCTGCTCGTGGTTGATGCCCCATGGATTCTGCGTGCGCTCCATGCCACGAAAGGCCGTCTGCAGCTGCGCGGGAAATTCACCGGCCATCATCACCTGCTGCCGCCGCACCTCCACAATGTCCAGCATCGGCGAGTCTTCCACCGGGCACACCGCCACGCATGCGCCGCAGGTCGTGCACGCCCACGCCGCCTCCGGCGTCAGCGCAAACTCGAGCAACGTCCGCGGACTCGCCTCGCCCTTATCGAATCCAGTCCCTGCAAGGCGATTCAGCTCCATACGCTTGTTGATCTCGATCGCGGAAGGACTCAGCGACTTGCCCGTCGCCGTCGCCGGGCATGCCTGCTGGCACCGATTGCACTGGATGCACGCATACGCATCGAGCAGCCGCGGCCAGCCCAGCTCTTCGAGCCGCTCCGCGCCAATCTGGAAGCCCTCCTCCGCTTCGAGATTGACCTCCACAGGAGGCAGCACACCCGAGCCAGCCTCACGCTTCAGCAGCGAATTCACCGGAGCCAGGAATAGGTGCAGGTGCTTCGAATACGGAAAATATGCGAGGAAGACCAGCACGCTGCCCAGCGCGCCCCAGTAGCCGAACTCGCGCCATGCCTCGGCGCTCTGCGCTGGAATCAGCCCCGCAATCATGCTTGCAAACGGCTCCCAGGGATCGGGGCCATCCACCGCCAGTCGCGCCCCCGCGCCCATCGCACGGCTGCCCACATGAAAGAGGATGAACGCCGAGACAATCAGCGAATCCCGCGCAATTTTCCCTTTGCGAACATCGTTCTGTAACAGCGTCTGATCATTAAAGAGAAAATCCCGCCGCGCAGGCAGTAGAAACCGCCGCGCCACCAGCGCCACCACTCCCACCAGTACCAGCGCACTCAGCACATCGGCGAAGAGCTGATACGCTGCACCCCACGCGCTCGCTGACGAGATGCGCAGGGGAACAAAGCCCTCGATCGCATCCACAAAGTTGACGAGGATATAGAAGACGAACCCATAAAAGATAAATGCGTGAAAGAAGCTGACCCACGGCCTCCGGCGAAAGGTCCGCGACTGCGTCAGCGTCGTCATCAGCGCGTAGATCACGCGCCGTGGCAGATCGTCCCCGTGCGGTTCCACCTCGGCGCGCCCGCGCCGGATGCGCCGATACACGCCATAAAAGCCGCGCGCGCCGGCCACGAGCGTGATGAACGCAAAGACTGCGAAGGCGTATCTCTGGCCGAGTGGGAGCATTGCGCCTCGCTGTTACTGCTTCAGCCTCTCGATCAGCGCGGGCACCACCTGCTGCACATCGCCCACGATGCCGTAATCGGCGATCTTGAAGATCGGCGCCTCGCCATCCTTGTTGATCGCCACGATGGTGCGGCTCTTGCTCATGCCGGAAAGATGCTGCACCGCCCCCGAGATGCCCACCGCGATGTAGAGCTTTGGCTGCACGGTCTTACCCGTCTGCCCCACCTGCTCCGCATAGGGACGCCATCCGGCATCGACCACCGCGCGTGTCGCGCCTACAGCCGCGCCCAGCCTGTCGGCAAGCCCCTCCACCAGCGCGGTAAAGCCCTCAGCCGTGCCCACGCCGCGCCCGCCGGAGACGACGATCTCCGCCTCGGCCAGCGAAACACGCGACAACTTCTCGGCCGAACGTCCCGTCACCTCCACGCGCCGCTGCGGCAGATCCAGATCCACATCGAACTGCTCACCCGCGCTGCTCAACGCCGCCGAATCAAATGGGGCCGGATCGAATGCCCCCGGCTTTACGCTCGCCACCACCACTGCAGCCTCGGCCCGCACTGTCTCGGTCACGCGCGCCAGATACGTGAAGCGCGTTGCCACGTATCCGCTGTCCTCATAGCGCAGCGAGGTCACATCTTCGAGCAGTGGAGCCTCCAGCTTCACGGCCACGCGCGGACTCCACGCCCGCCCGCCGCGCCCGGCGCTCACCAGCACGGTGTGCGCATCGCCTTCTTTCGCAATCTGCGCTACCGCCGCAGCCCACAGCTCGGCATCGTGCACAGCCAGATGGTCGCTGTCCGCCACCAGTACTTGTTCTGCAAGCTGCGCCGCCTCATTCGCGACTGCGGCCACGCCCTTGCCCAGCACCAGGATCGCGATGGACGCCTCGCGTCCCAACCCACGCGCGCAGTTCACCATCTCGCGCGTCACCCGGGCCAGCTTGCCGTTGCTGTGCTCCGCCACAATCAGGATCACGCGATCACCCTCGCTTCCTCGCGCAGCAGATGCACGAGCTCCGTCGCTGCCGCAGCCGCATCCTTGCCGTCCAGCATCTTCCGCCGCCGCTCCTTCACCTGGATCTCCTCGCTCACCCGTCGCACCAGCGGCCGCACGCCGAAGCGCTCCAGCATCTCCTCGCGCAGTTCCTTCTTCTTTGCCTTCATGATGTTCGGCAGCGTCGGATAGCGCGGCTCATTCAGCCCCTGCTGCGTGGTGATCACCACCGGAAGCGCTACGCGGAAGCTTTCACTCCCCTCATCCACATCATGCCGGCCCGTCAATACCCCGCCCTCGACCTCGAGCGCGCTGGTCCACGTCACCTGCGGCCATCCCAGCCGTTCGGCTGTCGCCGCCCCCAGCGCCTGGCTGTCCCAATCCGTCTCCTGCCCGCCACACAGGATGAGTTCCGCCTGCTCTTCCTTTGCGAGCATCGCCATCACCCGGCTCAGAGCAATCGGATCGAGCGCCACATCCGTCGTCACATGGATCGCACGATCCGCGCCCATGGCGAGCGCCGTGCGCAGCGCCTCGCGCATCCGCGCCGGCCCCACACCCACCGCCACCACCTCGCCATCGCCGGTTTTCTCACGAAGCCGCAACCCTTCTTCGAGCCCGTATTCGTCCATGGTGTCCATCACCAGCTTGCTGTTTGCCAGATCCACCGCGCCATCCCGGATGCGTACACTCTCCTCACCATCCGGGACCTGGCGGATCAACGCCATCACTCGCATCGTTATTCCGCTCCAAAGGCCAACCGAGAATACTAGCTGCAATCCCGCTCTACCGTACAGCGCACCCCGCAGTGCAGACAAAAAACGCGTGCGCTAAGTTCTCCGCGCACCACCATGATCACCCCCATCGCTTGACAGCTCTCCGCGATACGGCGTATCAGCTTGAACCCGGAAGGCGTTAGCGCTTTCGGCTGACGCTTCGCACATTCCGCTCCACCTGCACTCTTATCTATTTCCGGAGACCTTCATGCCTGAAACCCTGCCCCCCACAGGCCAGCGCAGGCAATGGAACACCGCGCTGCTTACGCTTTTCGCCCTCACCCTTGGCTTACTCTTCGTTACGCCTCGCCTCCACGCGCAAGCGGTTACCGCCACTCTTCTCGGTACGGTTACCGACAACACCGGCGCCGCCGTCCCCAATGCATCCATCCAGATCACCGAAAGCGCCACCGGCATCCAGCACAACGGCGTCACCAACGAGAGCGGCAACTACACCTTTCCGAATCTGCCGCCAGGCACCTACACCGTCAGCTCCACCGCCAAGGGCTTCAAGAAAGAGAGCCGCCAGAACGTCGACGTGCAGGTCAACACCACCACCCGCGTCGATCTCGCTCTCCAGCCCGGCAGCGTGAGCGAAACCGTCGTCGTCACCAGCGCGCCGGCCATCATGCAGACCGACCGTGCCGACGTCAGCATGAACATCGAGTCGCACGTCGTCGGCAATATGCCGCTCTCCGTCAATCAGAACTTCCAGAGCCTGCTCACGCTGGTGCCCGGCGTCGGACCGCCCGTCTTCCAGCACTCGCAGTTCTTCAACGCCGCCAGCTCCATCCAGACCGAGGTGAACGGCCAGCCCCGCATGGGCAACAGCTACCAGATCGAAGGCATTGACGATGACGAGCGCACCGGCCTGCTGCAGATCCTCATCCCGCCACAGCAATCCATCCAGACCGTAGACGTCTCAACCAGCAACTTCGAGGCCGAACTGGGCCGCGCCATCGGCACCGTGGCCAACGTCATCATCAAATCCGGCAGCAATGAGTTCCACGGCATGGCCACGGAATACGTGCAAAATAGCGTTTTCGATGCCCGAGCCTACTTCAACACCAGCGTCGGCCATCTGGCCTACAACTACTTCGGCGGTGGTCTCGGCGGACCCATTCTCAAGGACAAGCTCTTCTTCTACGGCGACTACTTCCGCTCGCCCGATCACGAAGCTAACTCCAACATCCTCACCATTCCGTCTCCGCAGTGGTACACACCCAACGCAGCCGGCTACATCGACCTGAGCGGCCCGCTCACCTCCACCGGCAAGGGCCAGATCTATGACCCCGCCACCGGCAACGCCGACGGCAGCGGCCGCACGCCTTTCGCCAATAATCAGATTCCCTACTCTCGCGTGAATCCCGTCTCCATCGCGCTGATGAAGCTGCTCCCCGCGCCCAACACCAACGTCGCCACCAGCACCACCTCGCCGACCAACAACTACTCCATCAACCTGCCTTTCCAGAAAACCACCACCCGCTATGACGCGAAGATCGATTACCAGATCACGCCCAAGGACCACCTCAGCGGCCGCTACAATGCGCAGAACGTGAACATCTACCAGGCTCCGGCCTTCGGCGACGCCGGCGGCGGTCCCGCGCAGAGTGGTTTCGCCGGCACCGGCAAGCAGAACACCTACAGCACCGGCCTCAACTACGACCGCGCCTTCTCCGGCACGCTGCTCACCGAGGCCCGCATCGGCGTCGCACACTACGGCAACAGCGCCACCCCCTCCGGCTACGGCACCGACTACGCCACGCAGACCGGCATCCCCGGCGTGAACATCAGCCAGTTCACCAGCGGACAGGTCGGCATCTTCCTCGGCGATTTCTCCAGCAATCCGCTCATCGGCTACTCGGCCTCACTCCCCTGGGTGCGCACCGAGACCAACATCGACGCCGTCAATCACTGGACCAAGATCATCCGCAATCACACCGTCAAATTCGGTGTCGATGTTCGCCGTATCCACGACGATCTCCTCCAGGACCAGACCTTCAGCCCCCGCGGAGCCATTACCTTCAGCGAAGACAACACCTCCGAGCCCGGTGCTTCCACCAACATCGCCAACGAAATGGCCAGCCTCCTGCTCGATGTCCCCTCGCAGGAAGGCCGCGACCTCAACACCTACTTCCCGGCCTATCGCCAATGGTGGTTCTTCGCCTTCGCCGGCGATAAGTGGCAGGTCACGCCGAAGCTCACCGCCGACATCGGCGTGCGCTGGGAACTCTATCCGCCGGCGACGCCGAAGGAATCAGGCGGCTTCTCGAACTACGATCCCTCGAACAACACGCTGGTCATCGCCGGTATCGGTAACAACCCTTCGAATCTCGGCATGAAGACCCGCTACAACTACTTCGCGCCGCGCGTCGGCTTCGCCTATCGCGCCACCGAGCAGACCGTCGTCCGCGGCGGTTTCGGCATCAGCTACACGCCGTTTGAAGACGACACCTACGCCTATAACTATCCGGTCCGCGCCAACAACAGCTACCAGCAGCTCAACTCCTACCAGCCGGCGCTGCTGAGCAGCGGTGCCACGGCCACCTTCCAGGCCGGATTTCCTGCGCCCGCGGCCATCACCATTCCTGCGAACGGCATTCTCTCCGCCCCCATCAGCCAGTCCTACGTCGTCATCCCCAAGGACTTCTACAACCCCTACGTCGAATCGTGGAATGTCGCCGTGCAGCAGTCGCTGCCCGCGCAGTTCACCTTCACTCTCTCCTACGTAGCCAATCACGGCGTGCACATCGGTTCGTCGCAGAACATCAACCTGCCGCCCGCACTCGGCCTCGGCACCGCCGGCGAACCCGAATACATCGCCTATGGCCGCAGCGCCGCCACCACCGTCTACTTTCTCGGCTATTCGTCGAACTACCAGTCGCTCCAGGCGCAGCTCAACCGCCGCTTCGCCAACTCGCTTGGCGTGATCACTTCCTTCACCTGGGGCAAGGGCCTCGGTTATCAGACCAGCGACGACGGCGGCCTGCTCTTCTGGCTCGATCAGCGCCACAACTACGCGCCAAATGACTTCGATCACCGCCTCAACTTCGAGGAGAGCCTCACCTACGATCTACCCTGGGGCCCGAACAAGCGCTGGCTCAATCACGGTGTGGCCGCATCCGTCATTGGCGGATGGAAGCTCTCGGCCATCATCTCCATCTACTCCGGCCTGCCCTTCGACGTCGAAGCCAACGGCGGCACGATCAATACGCCCGGCCAGCAACAGATGGCGAACCTGGTGAAACCCTTCCACAAGCTCAAGGGCATCGGCACCGCGAGCGCGTGGTTTGATACCAGTTCCTTCGCACAGCCCGCCGGCTGCCCCACCACCGGCAGTTGCCAGCTCGTCTACGGCAGTACCATGGGCAACGTGGGCCGCAACGCCTACTACGGCCCTGGATACATCCAGGACAATGTCTCGCTCTTCAAGACCTTCAAAATCTGGGAGGATGTCTCGCTCGAAACCCGCGCCGACGCCTTCCAGCTCAGCAACACGCCGCAGTTCAACAGCCCTTCGAGCTCCATCACCAGCACCACTTTCGGTCACGTAACCAGCACCGTCGGCAGCGGCACCGGCATCAACGGCATCGGCGGCGGACGCGCCCTGCAGTTCGCCGGCACGCTCCGCTTCTAATTTCGTAATAGTCACAGATACAAAACACAACCCCTGGGTGCCCCACGTCTCGATTCTGAGACGTGGGTTCGCAAGACTTTTCTACACCCTATGCTCTCCAGCGATACCCCATCCCTGCCAGCACGCCGCGCATGTAGGAGAAGCTCGCGATCACGCCCGGCATCGGGTCGTCGCCATGCACTTCATACTCAAGGTCCACATACCCCGCATACTTTGTCTTGATCAGCGCGGCAAAGATCTCGCGCACCGGCATCTTGCCGTCGCCGACCGCAACCTGGCTCTCCTTGCTCGAGAAATCCGTCAGGTCCTTCATGTGCATGTTGAAGAGGCGCGGCCCGGCGGCGTGAATAGCCTCCACCACGTCCGTGCCCGCGCGCACGCAGTGCCCTACGTCGATGCAACAACCCATGCGCGGGTCCATCCCCTTCACCGCCTTCAGCACATCCAGCGGCGATTTCCAGATCTTGTCCTCGGGTCCGTGATTGTGAATCGCAAGACGAATGTCATACTGCTTCACGAACTTCTCGATGCGCGGCAGTGTCTCCGGTGTCGGGTCGCCGGCCACGATCACCGACACGCCGGCCCGCTTCGCATACTCGAACTTCGTGCGGATATCGTCGTCTTCATCCTTGGGGAAATACACTGCGCCCACAGCGTGCAGCATGATCCCGTTGGCCTTGTAGTCGGCCAGCGCCGCGTCTTCACCGGCCGCATCCATCGGCAGATGATCCTTCGCATCCTTCGCATTCAGCGCGTCAATGCTGAGCTGTTTCAGATAGCCGATCATCTGCGTCCGCGTGAATTCGCGGAAGGTATAGCTCGTCATGCCCAGCTTCAGCGGCGAAGGCGCACCTCCTGCAGCCATCGGCTCAGCCAATGCGCTCCCCACAGCCAGACCCGGCATCGCCATCGCCCCGGCAGCCAACGCACCCGCGCCCAGGAATCCGCGGCGGCTCAAACGTCCTGCATCCATAGCCTTTCTCCTTGTCCCAAGATCCAAGTCCCAAAATCCAATTTGTATCTCTATCGATTACAGATGCGGCGCCCAGCCCTTTTCGTACTCGCGATCCCAGTACTTCATCGCCTCCGCGTCGTTCAGGATATGAGCATCCGTCGGGTCGGTGCGCAGCTCGCGATTCACGAACCAGGCAATATTCGAGAGCTGCATCGAGGTCACCGAGACATTCCCCACCGCGATTGGCGCATTCAGCTTCTCGCCCTTCTGGATACCGGCGATGAAGTTCGCAAAGTGCGCATCCGTCATCGAGTCGGCGCCCACCAGATCGGAAGAGGATTCCTGCGAAGCCGCCTTCTTCTCGTCCGTCTTATTGCCTTTCAGGTCGTAGATCTCGTACCCGCCGCGATCCACCACCACCGATCCCGTCTCGCCCATAATGGCCGAGCCGCGGTCGCGCCCGTAGAACCGCATCCCGTTGCAGCACTTGCCTTCCCAGCTGATCGTCTTGTCGCCGTAATCGAGGCTCGTATTCAGCGTGTCGTAGAACTGCCAGTCATCCTTGTACGCATAGCGCCCGCCGGCGGCAGTCACGCGCTCCGGATACTGCACATCCAGCGCCCAGCGGCATACATCGATCTCGTGCGTGCCGTTGTTCAGCGTCTCGCCCGTGCCCCAGATACGGAACCAGTGCCAGTTATACG harbors:
- a CDS encoding (Fe-S)-binding protein, which encodes MLPLGQRYAFAVFAFITLVAGARGFYGVYRRIRRGRAEVEPHGDDLPRRVIYALMTTLTQSRTFRRRPWVSFFHAFIFYGFVFYILVNFVDAIEGFVPLRISSASAWGAAYQLFADVLSALVLVGVVALVARRFLLPARRDFLFNDQTLLQNDVRKGKIARDSLIVSAFILFHVGSRAMGAGARLAVDGPDPWEPFASMIAGLIPAQSAEAWREFGYWGALGSVLVFLAYFPYSKHLHLFLAPVNSLLKREAGSGVLPPVEVNLEAEEGFQIGAERLEELGWPRLLDAYACIQCNRCQQACPATATGKSLSPSAIEINKRMELNRLAGTGFDKGEASPRTLLEFALTPEAAWACTTCGACVAVCPVEDSPMLDIVEVRRQQVMMAGEFPAQLQTAFRGMERTQNPWGINHEQRMQWAEGLRVPTVEENPEAEVLYWVGCAASYDPQAQRTARALVKLMGEAGVSFAVLGKRECCTGDSARRAGNEVLYRSLAEKNVATLNNFRSKTIVASCPHCLNAIGHEYRQLGGEYQTVHHSELLASLVAQGRLKPQATGVDIAYHDPCYLGRHNGVYEAPREVLHQIGKVAEMPRARENSFCCGAGGAQFWKEEEPGTERIATNRMREAKETLAGSPGGVLAVGCPFCKSMLSSAPGGAETVVVKDIAELLLEAVEKGSGMIAAVPAAVEDAAVVPAPAVVAVVEEAAAVPASFVAIEEPKPVEMAAPRKKWSPAGKPSPPVDEARTAASAGTTAAPTVAEPEVPVAPRKKWNPATAREVEKPAVESSVDASKGAVTESSTGTAQETSSATEALSPAAAPRKKWQSKSGKSLN
- a CDS encoding electron transfer flavoprotein subunit alpha/FixB family protein, with the translated sequence MILIVAEHSNGKLARVTREMVNCARGLGREASIAILVLGKGVAAVANEAAQLAEQVLVADSDHLAVHDAELWAAAVAQIAKEGDAHTVLVSAGRGGRAWSPRVAVKLEAPLLEDVTSLRYEDSGYVATRFTYLARVTETVRAEAAVVVASVKPGAFDPAPFDSAALSSAGEQFDVDLDLPQRRVEVTGRSAEKLSRVSLAEAEIVVSGGRGVGTAEGFTALVEGLADRLGAAVGATRAVVDAGWRPYAEQVGQTGKTVQPKLYIAVGISGAVQHLSGMSKSRTIVAINKDGEAPIFKIADYGIVGDVQQVVPALIERLKQ
- a CDS encoding electron transfer flavoprotein subunit beta/FixA family protein; this encodes MRVMALIRQVPDGEESVRIRDGAVDLANSKLVMDTMDEYGLEEGLRLREKTGDGEVVAVGVGPARMREALRTALAMGADRAIHVTTDVALDPIALSRVMAMLAKEEQAELILCGGQETDWDSQALGAATAERLGWPQVTWTSALEVEGGVLTGRHDVDEGSESFRVALPVVITTQQGLNEPRYPTLPNIMKAKKKELREEMLERFGVRPLVRRVSEEIQVKERRRKMLDGKDAAAAATELVHLLREEARVIA
- a CDS encoding TonB-dependent receptor, with translation MPETLPPTGQRRQWNTALLTLFALTLGLLFVTPRLHAQAVTATLLGTVTDNTGAAVPNASIQITESATGIQHNGVTNESGNYTFPNLPPGTYTVSSTAKGFKKESRQNVDVQVNTTTRVDLALQPGSVSETVVVTSAPAIMQTDRADVSMNIESHVVGNMPLSVNQNFQSLLTLVPGVGPPVFQHSQFFNAASSIQTEVNGQPRMGNSYQIEGIDDDERTGLLQILIPPQQSIQTVDVSTSNFEAELGRAIGTVANVIIKSGSNEFHGMATEYVQNSVFDARAYFNTSVGHLAYNYFGGGLGGPILKDKLFFYGDYFRSPDHEANSNILTIPSPQWYTPNAAGYIDLSGPLTSTGKGQIYDPATGNADGSGRTPFANNQIPYSRVNPVSIALMKLLPAPNTNVATSTTSPTNNYSINLPFQKTTTRYDAKIDYQITPKDHLSGRYNAQNVNIYQAPAFGDAGGGPAQSGFAGTGKQNTYSTGLNYDRAFSGTLLTEARIGVAHYGNSATPSGYGTDYATQTGIPGVNISQFTSGQVGIFLGDFSSNPLIGYSASLPWVRTETNIDAVNHWTKIIRNHTVKFGVDVRRIHDDLLQDQTFSPRGAITFSEDNTSEPGASTNIANEMASLLLDVPSQEGRDLNTYFPAYRQWWFFAFAGDKWQVTPKLTADIGVRWELYPPATPKESGGFSNYDPSNNTLVIAGIGNNPSNLGMKTRYNYFAPRVGFAYRATEQTVVRGGFGISYTPFEDDTYAYNYPVRANNSYQQLNSYQPALLSSGATATFQAGFPAPAAITIPANGILSAPISQSYVVIPKDFYNPYVESWNVAVQQSLPAQFTFTLSYVANHGVHIGSSQNINLPPALGLGTAGEPEYIAYGRSAATTVYFLGYSSNYQSLQAQLNRRFANSLGVITSFTWGKGLGYQTSDDGGLLFWLDQRHNYAPNDFDHRLNFEESLTYDLPWGPNKRWLNHGVAASVIGGWKLSAIISIYSGLPFDVEANGGTINTPGQQQMANLVKPFHKLKGIGTASAWFDTSSFAQPAGCPTTGSCQLVYGSTMGNVGRNAYYGPGYIQDNVSLFKTFKIWEDVSLETRADAFQLSNTPQFNSPSSSITSTTFGHVTSTVGSGTGINGIGGGRALQFAGTLRF
- a CDS encoding sugar phosphate isomerase/epimerase family protein — protein: MDAGRLSRRGFLGAGALAAGAMAMPGLAVGSALAEPMAAGGAPSPLKLGMTSYTFREFTRTQMIGYLKQLSIDALNAKDAKDHLPMDAAGEDAALADYKANGIMLHAVGAVYFPKDEDDDIRTKFEYAKRAGVSVIVAGDPTPETLPRIEKFVKQYDIRLAIHNHGPEDKIWKSPLDVLKAVKGMDPRMGCCIDVGHCVRAGTDVVEAIHAAGPRLFNMHMKDLTDFSSKESQVAVGDGKMPVREIFAALIKTKYAGYVDLEYEVHGDDPMPGVIASFSYMRGVLAGMGYRWRA